Within the Salinirubrum litoreum genome, the region ATCGAGTCCGAGACCGACACTGCGGCGGTCTTCAGTCACTGCGACGTGACGAAGCGAGAGGACCTCGAAGCCGCCGTCGACGCCTGCGAGGAGTTCGGCGGCATCGACGTGCTGGTCAACAACGCCGGCATCTGGCACGCCGAGGACTTCTTCGACGTGACCGAATCGGAGTTCCGGGAGATGCTCGACATCAACCTCACGGGCGCGTACGTCGGGTCACAGGTCGCGGGCGAGCGTCTCGTCGAGAACGGCGGCGGTGCCATCGTCAACATCTCCAGCATCGCGGGCCTGTTCGGCAACGGCGACTGGCCGACCTACTCCGCCTCGAAGGGCGGACTCACGACGCTCACCTACTCGCTGGCGCACAAACTCGGCCCCCACGGTGTGCGCGTCAACGCGGTC harbors:
- a CDS encoding SDR family NAD(P)-dependent oxidoreductase, which gives rise to MTLLDGQTAVVTGGSSGIGRGIARSFADHGAAAVVVADVREAPKEEGDPTHELIESETDTAAVFSHCDVTKREDLEAAVDACEEFGGIDVLVNNAGIWHAEDFFDVTESEFREMLDINLTGAYVGSQVAGERLVENGGGAIVNISSIAGLFGNGDWPTYSASKGGLTTLTYSLAHKLGPHGVRVNAVHPGGIQTMIGGQPDDPEAAQEQAEQFTQMVPLGRYGQPSDVAGAVTFLASDLASYVTGESLVVDGGWTSWR